One segment of Candidatus Fokinia solitaria DNA contains the following:
- the murJ gene encoding murein biosynthesis integral membrane protein MurJ: MFGRALKLGSITFLSRIIGYFRDYCLGTVVGIGFISDVFILALRLPFFWRSILGDGAFNNALIPTLSDIRKRRIDGEERLLGQLHFILIFISIVVLSLHEILMPSIIKILSPGLCNNSNACVATVSTARIVFIYLFFMSLACFYGGILNSMKFYQYYPFTPIILNLVLIAVLYLIMLYDHELKSALRYLAYTVVLGGFLEFIWMRYWLKKKGVNLSYSMPLHQCLSIFRTKFFRNIAYAMLRQVSCYITMFYLSRYQNSISYFYFADRIVQLPIALIGTTLGTIILPLIPNALSEKRQCTSKSMSLLIERGMIWSIALGVSSAIGIYFFSTELIRYLLGYGAFDENSILHSGLMLKVLSFIVLPAIMVRLLITIFYAMHNTVMPVVVALVGIAVQIVMITLLSPFYNEKAAIMSSPISSVVEVIILFCYSLKKDYISIGKHFFKECSKLFLCGVIFGIAILMLKSIYVIDNLLALCFSIFLLACFYFVLMRIMKVEIVTVFFRKFLL; the protein is encoded by the coding sequence ATGTTTGGTCGCGCACTAAAGCTAGGAAGTATAACATTTCTTTCACGTATTATAGGTTATTTTAGAGATTATTGTTTAGGTACAGTAGTAGGAATAGGTTTTATAAGTGATGTATTTATATTAGCACTAAGATTGCCGTTTTTTTGGAGAAGTATATTAGGTGATGGTGCGTTTAATAATGCACTAATTCCGACTTTAAGCGATATCAGAAAAAGACGTATTGATGGAGAAGAGAGATTGTTAGGGCAGCTTCATTTTATATTAATATTCATTTCAATTGTTGTATTGTCGCTGCATGAGATACTGATGCCATCAATAATCAAGATTCTATCTCCTGGACTTTGTAATAACTCTAATGCCTGCGTAGCAACGGTTAGCACTGCAAGAATAGTTTTTATATATCTGTTCTTCATGTCTCTGGCTTGTTTTTACGGTGGTATTCTTAATTCTATGAAATTTTACCAATATTACCCCTTTACGCCAATAATATTAAATCTCGTACTTATAGCTGTTTTATATTTGATTATGCTATATGATCATGAGCTAAAGTCAGCATTACGATATCTTGCGTATACTGTAGTATTAGGGGGTTTTCTGGAATTCATTTGGATGCGGTATTGGCTTAAAAAGAAAGGTGTAAACTTATCTTACTCTATGCCTTTACATCAGTGTCTTAGTATCTTTCGTACGAAATTTTTTCGTAATATAGCATATGCGATGTTGCGACAAGTAAGTTGTTACATCACGATGTTTTACTTATCTCGTTATCAAAATTCGATCTCGTATTTTTATTTTGCCGATAGAATCGTACAGCTTCCTATAGCGTTAATTGGTACTACTCTTGGTACAATTATATTACCACTAATACCGAATGCACTCTCCGAGAAAAGGCAATGCACTAGTAAAAGTATGTCTCTGCTTATAGAAAGAGGAATGATTTGGAGCATTGCACTTGGTGTTTCATCTGCCATAGGCATTTATTTCTTTAGTACAGAGTTAATAAGATATCTTTTAGGTTATGGTGCCTTTGATGAGAATTCGATATTACATTCAGGACTGATGTTAAAAGTACTTTCCTTTATAGTACTACCAGCGATTATGGTAAGGCTGCTTATTACAATATTTTATGCCATGCATAATACTGTGATGCCGGTGGTAGTAGCGTTGGTAGGTATTGCTGTACAGATAGTGATGATAACTTTGCTATCTCCATTTTATAATGAGAAAGCAGCGATAATGTCTTCTCCGATCTCTTCAGTAGTAGAAGTAATAATATTATTTTGTTATTCACTGAAGAAGGATTATATCAGTATCGGTAAGCATTTTTTCAAGGAATGTTCAAAACTGTTTCTGTGTGGTGTAATTTTTGGTATTGCTATACTGATGTTGAAAAGTATCTATGTTATAGATAATCTGCTAGCATTATGTTTTTCTATTTTTCTCCTCGCATGTTTCTACTTTGTTTTGATGAGAATTATGAAAGTAGAAATAGTGACTGTCTTCTTTCGTAAGTTTTTGTTATGA
- the alaS gene encoding alanine--tRNA ligase has translation MKTKELIDRFLSFFENLDHKILDSSPLVLQNDPSMMFVNSGMVQFKKWFTRAEEPLYKSVATCQRCVRAGGKHNDLENVGYTTRHHTFFQMLGNFSFDNYFKEEAILYAWKFLEELGINKNKLMISVYHDDEEAFDLCRKITNFSESKILKIKSNDNFWSMGNDGPCGPCMDIFYDNGEEFNYSISEYGVDGDRFVEIWSLVFMQYEKLCDGKLIELPKKCIDTGIGVERLAAALQGVTDNFHIDIFLDIIDGIFAAIRDIGYFERYSDWHQLPLESKRMLKIVADHMRAACFMMYDNVSVSNEGRGYVLRRIIRRAMRYLYMHGIKEPILDIVAVVVMNRMSEVCTVTYNPQISVDIRKEEERFGTTLTVGMRILQEHLLKLPAGEQNVLSGDVVFQLHDTYGFPYDIIKDTAKEHNMQVEEERFELLLLQQKQRSKINSSFGDSQNTDVEHFMLKLKESGHISEMMCYQVTSDEDLYTAKIIGYHKIVDKESYIVVFDATPFYPESGGQTGDSGYVIINGEKLAIINTIVISDVIGHVLAPREGIYDILSNADTAVLSVNYVRRKKIAANHSATHIMQKVMRDILGTHIVQKGSSVTSERLRFDFASDVPLSNEQRLMIETRVNAVIRENLTVIITNTDYNTAMQDGVLSLAEELYGDEVRVVRIGSSAELCCGTHVNSTGEIGIFKIVGESAVASGIRRIECVTAESAFNLFSTFDEIVKTSALLLKCKADELSDRVKALQCDYKSLEKEVNTLRVKEIINKADVSEQEFVFSGAISAYIYAVCIEGPSKVALSEAAREIKKRLNACNVLPKIFLIYQYNVASNIALLDVFAISLENSVTAKDIADEMLDITGGKGGGNAFTATIGNIETRFTSRRLLDCFVELYRS, from the coding sequence ATGAAAACAAAAGAACTGATAGATCGTTTTTTATCTTTTTTTGAAAATTTAGATCATAAGATACTAGACTCTAGTCCTCTCGTGTTACAGAACGATCCATCCATGATGTTTGTAAACTCTGGCATGGTGCAATTCAAGAAATGGTTTACGAGAGCGGAAGAGCCATTATATAAAAGTGTAGCAACTTGTCAGAGATGTGTTAGAGCAGGGGGGAAGCATAATGATTTGGAAAATGTAGGATACACTACAAGACATCATACATTTTTTCAGATGCTTGGAAATTTTTCATTCGATAATTATTTCAAGGAAGAAGCTATACTGTATGCTTGGAAGTTTTTGGAAGAGCTAGGGATAAATAAAAATAAGTTGATGATATCTGTATACCATGATGATGAAGAAGCATTCGATTTATGTAGAAAAATTACGAATTTCTCAGAGAGTAAGATATTAAAAATCAAAAGTAATGATAATTTTTGGTCGATGGGAAATGATGGTCCTTGCGGTCCTTGTATGGATATTTTTTATGATAATGGAGAAGAATTTAATTACTCAATCTCTGAATACGGAGTCGATGGAGATCGTTTCGTCGAGATATGGAGTTTAGTTTTTATGCAATATGAGAAGTTATGTGATGGAAAGTTGATAGAGTTGCCGAAGAAATGTATTGATACTGGCATAGGTGTAGAAAGATTAGCAGCGGCATTGCAGGGTGTTACGGACAACTTTCATATAGATATTTTCTTGGATATTATCGATGGCATTTTCGCAGCAATACGAGATATAGGTTACTTTGAGCGCTATAGTGATTGGCATCAACTTCCTCTTGAATCAAAACGTATGCTGAAGATAGTTGCAGATCATATGAGAGCGGCGTGTTTTATGATGTACGATAATGTTTCTGTATCGAATGAAGGACGTGGTTACGTATTGAGGCGAATTATCAGAAGAGCAATGAGATATTTGTATATGCATGGTATTAAAGAGCCTATACTTGATATTGTCGCTGTAGTGGTGATGAACAGAATGAGCGAAGTGTGTACTGTTACGTATAATCCGCAAATTTCCGTTGATATCAGAAAAGAAGAAGAGCGTTTCGGTACGACTCTTACCGTAGGCATGCGAATACTGCAAGAGCATCTCTTAAAGCTTCCTGCAGGAGAGCAAAACGTGCTAAGTGGAGATGTGGTGTTTCAGCTACATGATACATATGGCTTTCCGTACGACATAATAAAAGATACTGCGAAAGAGCACAATATGCAGGTAGAGGAAGAGAGATTTGAATTACTACTTTTGCAGCAGAAACAGAGATCTAAAATCAACTCAAGTTTTGGAGATAGTCAAAATACTGATGTCGAGCACTTTATGTTGAAGTTAAAAGAGAGTGGTCACATATCTGAAATGATGTGCTATCAAGTAACATCTGATGAAGACTTATATACAGCGAAGATTATAGGCTATCACAAGATAGTAGATAAAGAATCTTATATTGTAGTTTTTGACGCTACTCCGTTTTATCCGGAGTCCGGTGGACAAACGGGAGATAGTGGCTATGTCATAATTAATGGAGAGAAATTGGCAATTATAAACACGATTGTAATTTCTGATGTAATAGGACATGTATTAGCGCCTCGAGAAGGGATATATGACATTCTAAGTAATGCTGATACTGCGGTACTTTCAGTAAATTATGTAAGAAGAAAAAAGATCGCTGCAAATCATTCTGCCACTCATATTATGCAAAAAGTAATGCGTGATATACTTGGTACGCACATTGTTCAAAAAGGTTCATCTGTAACATCCGAAAGATTGAGATTTGATTTTGCATCAGATGTGCCGCTTTCCAATGAACAAAGATTGATGATAGAAACAAGAGTCAATGCTGTAATAAGAGAGAATCTCACGGTTATAATCACAAATACTGATTATAATACTGCTATGCAGGATGGTGTCTTGAGTTTAGCAGAAGAGCTATATGGTGATGAAGTGAGAGTTGTTCGAATTGGTAGTTCTGCAGAATTGTGCTGTGGAACACACGTGAATAGTACTGGAGAAATAGGAATCTTTAAAATAGTTGGAGAATCTGCAGTTGCATCCGGTATTAGAAGGATTGAATGCGTGACAGCTGAGTCTGCATTTAATTTGTTTAGTACATTTGATGAAATTGTTAAAACAAGCGCGCTACTTCTGAAGTGTAAAGCTGATGAATTATCGGATAGAGTAAAGGCTTTGCAATGTGATTATAAATCTCTAGAAAAGGAAGTTAATACTCTTCGAGTAAAGGAAATTATAAATAAAGCTGATGTTAGCGAACAAGAGTTTGTGTTTTCTGGCGCAATCAGTGCATATATTTATGCTGTATGCATAGAAGGGCCTTCTAAAGTTGCACTATCTGAAGCTGCAAGAGAAATAAAGAAGAGATTAAACGCATGTAATGTTCTTCCAAAGATATTTTTGATATATCAGTATAACGTAGCTTCAAATATTGCACTCTTAGATGTATTTGCGATTTCTCTAGAAAATAGCGTTACCGCTAAAGATATTGCTGATGAGATGCTTGATATTACAGGAGGTAAAGGGGGAGGTAATGCATTTACCGCTACTATAGGTAATATAGAAACTCGTTTTACTTCTCGTCGATTATTAGATTGTTTTGTTGAATTATATAGATCATAG
- a CDS encoding DciA family protein, with protein sequence MKSISSTLSFTEKQENGNDILFQSGIITHWKDIVGNDIGKHTMPVKLSYTANLTLGMSAQQHEMLQKKRTCILILKLYNPSFVLTIKLNEQLIIERVNTYIGESLISSISCNI encoded by the coding sequence ATGAAAAGCATATCAAGTACCCTCTCTTTTACAGAAAAGCAAGAAAATGGTAATGATATTCTTTTTCAAAGCGGAATCATTACACATTGGAAAGATATAGTAGGTAACGATATAGGTAAACATACAATGCCTGTGAAATTATCCTATACCGCAAACTTAACACTTGGAATGTCAGCACAACAACATGAGATGTTACAGAAAAAAAGAACATGTATACTGATCTTAAAATTGTATAATCCAAGCTTTGTATTAACAATTAAGCTAAATGAGCAACTGATAATAGAGAGAGTAAATACATATATAGGAGAATCTCTTATATCTTCTATTTCTTGCAATATTTAG
- a CDS encoding PHA/PHB synthase family protein, with amino-acid sequence MLAYFTNTEYTILSSIDRRGADYMFFLQNSLKSLENCCNISTLQNNLYQSSLLYSYAFVKLLTKLSKNSLMMDIGSVFYEKFIAINGKFWMMPENVAFYSAQLHPHVHGYVSESYKYFLEHYLNIYNSPFDISDFSKDNNSKASRDILEAYDKISNSIVKTVENYENLQKSSNAANTITTQELKFLKFCYKQTILTFRPTNFASYNQEILESIASTLGENLKNGAKNLLHDVEKHDDFWVQISTVPEGAFKVGENIAYTKGVVVFQNKMFELLRYYPKTEAVFTVPILICTAWINKYYILDLQQKNSFISYLVEQGYTVFVISWINPDASYRDVDLEDYIKNGAMEAISKVKEITGQAKINLIGYCLGGIISAVVAAYMELQQENPINSLTLLTTLLDFSDSGEVSVFIDNQILNEIEKHMNKKGYLDGNAMFSTFSMLKANDMLWYYYVNNYMLGKQPSAFDILYWNADCTRLPFKMHKNYLRRFYQNNELVKGTYSCMNTDIDINKISIPVYNLAAKEDHIAPWKAVHKTHSLCSSNAMSRFVLTESGHVAGIVNPPHKKKYGYFVCDKYYSDPDLWSKSATKFNCSWWEDLTQWLNDNKLNGEKTTAEEISAIDKLKICCAPGNYVQQK; translated from the coding sequence ATGCTTGCATATTTTACTAACACAGAATACACTATCCTTAGCAGTATTGATCGCCGCGGCGCGGACTACATGTTCTTTTTGCAGAATTCTCTGAAATCTCTCGAAAATTGTTGTAATATCTCAACTCTTCAAAATAATCTGTATCAATCATCTTTGTTATACAGTTATGCTTTTGTAAAATTACTTACGAAATTAAGTAAAAACTCCCTCATGATGGATATCGGAAGTGTGTTTTACGAGAAGTTTATAGCTATAAATGGAAAATTTTGGATGATGCCGGAAAATGTTGCATTTTACAGCGCGCAGTTACATCCACATGTGCATGGCTATGTGAGTGAATCTTACAAGTATTTTCTAGAGCACTACCTTAATATATACAATTCTCCGTTTGATATTAGCGACTTTTCCAAAGATAACAATTCTAAAGCTTCTAGGGATATATTGGAAGCATATGATAAGATATCGAATAGTATTGTAAAAACAGTAGAAAATTATGAAAATTTACAAAAATCTTCTAATGCAGCTAATACGATTACCACTCAAGAGTTGAAGTTTTTGAAATTCTGTTATAAGCAGACGATACTTACTTTTCGTCCTACTAACTTTGCATCTTACAATCAAGAGATCCTTGAGAGTATTGCAAGTACGCTAGGAGAGAATTTAAAAAACGGCGCTAAGAATCTTTTACATGATGTAGAAAAACACGATGATTTTTGGGTGCAGATTAGTACAGTGCCTGAGGGTGCGTTTAAAGTAGGAGAGAATATTGCTTATACAAAAGGAGTGGTAGTATTTCAAAATAAAATGTTTGAATTACTTAGATATTATCCGAAAACTGAAGCAGTTTTTACAGTGCCAATTCTCATATGTACTGCATGGATTAATAAATACTATATACTCGATTTACAGCAGAAAAATTCATTTATTTCGTACTTAGTGGAGCAAGGTTATACCGTTTTTGTAATTTCTTGGATCAATCCTGATGCATCATATAGAGATGTCGATTTGGAAGATTATATAAAAAATGGCGCAATGGAAGCGATAAGCAAGGTAAAAGAAATTACAGGGCAGGCAAAAATTAATCTTATAGGATATTGTTTAGGTGGTATTATATCTGCAGTGGTAGCGGCGTATATGGAGCTTCAGCAAGAAAATCCAATTAATTCTCTTACTCTTCTAACTACATTACTTGATTTTTCAGATTCTGGAGAAGTATCTGTTTTCATAGACAATCAGATCTTGAATGAGATAGAAAAGCACATGAATAAAAAGGGATACTTGGATGGTAATGCGATGTTTAGTACGTTTAGTATGCTTAAGGCTAATGATATGTTATGGTATTATTACGTAAATAATTACATGTTAGGTAAGCAGCCTTCAGCTTTTGATATACTGTACTGGAATGCTGATTGCACTCGTTTACCGTTTAAAATGCATAAAAATTATCTTCGACGCTTTTACCAAAATAATGAATTGGTAAAAGGTACTTACTCATGTATGAACACTGATATAGATATAAATAAGATATCAATTCCTGTATATAATCTTGCCGCAAAAGAGGATCATATAGCTCCTTGGAAAGCGGTACATAAGACTCATTCACTATGTTCTAGTAATGCAATGAGTCGTTTCGTACTGACAGAATCAGGACATGTAGCTGGCATAGTAAATCCTCCTCATAAGAAGAAGTATGGATACTTTGTTTGCGATAAATATTATAGCGATCCTGATCTTTGGAGTAAAAGTGCGACAAAATTTAATTGTTCATGGTGGGAGGATTTGACTCAATGGCTTAATGATAATAAGCTTAATGGTGAAAAAACCACAGCAGAAGAAATTAGTGCAATTGATAAATTGAAAATATGTTGTGCGCCCGGTAATTATGTACAACAAAAGTGA
- the infC gene encoding translation initiation factor IF-3, producing the protein MSVNNKINEQITAPVVAVVGVDGVLLGRFDLIKALRMAQNAGMDLVEISPNMDPPVCKIIDFGKYKYAQQKKLQETKKKQKFVEIKEIKFRPNIAKGDYDVKLNNAIRFLQDSQKVKIILEFKGREIMYKDLGMKLLDRLKADLKEYSKIDSDVKAEGRRLLLILSSSK; encoded by the coding sequence ATGAGTGTTAATAATAAAATTAATGAGCAGATTACTGCTCCTGTTGTTGCAGTAGTTGGTGTCGATGGAGTGCTGCTTGGCAGATTTGACTTAATAAAAGCACTAAGAATGGCGCAAAATGCAGGAATGGATTTAGTTGAGATATCTCCGAATATGGATCCACCAGTATGCAAGATAATAGATTTTGGCAAGTACAAGTATGCACAGCAGAAAAAGCTACAGGAAACGAAGAAAAAACAAAAATTTGTCGAAATCAAAGAGATCAAATTTCGTCCTAATATTGCAAAAGGAGATTATGATGTAAAACTGAATAATGCTATTCGTTTTCTTCAAGATTCTCAAAAGGTGAAGATTATACTTGAATTTAAAGGGCGTGAGATTATGTATAAAGATCTTGGAATGAAGCTTTTAGATCGCTTGAAAGCGGATCTAAAGGAATACTCTAAAATCGATTCTGATGTTAAGGCGGAAGGAAGAAGGTTGTTACTTATTCTTTCCTCATCGAAGTAG
- a CDS encoding phosphatidylglycerophosphatase A, producing MKRVIFLTCKRIAYKAAIVLNTCFGVGYFPIASGTIGTLIGFPIYAIVRMNCDYWRIAVVLFEISVFIFIIGLLSITFWKNYGKIHNEKADASFIVIDEVLGITVCLSICSQDLIFLRTKFAIEIVDAYFAEFIPAFILFRIFDIAKPFPIRKIDANMHSAFGIMFDDVIAGIYAGLIVLMTRYCLELLF from the coding sequence ATGAAAAGAGTAATTTTTTTAACTTGTAAAAGAATAGCTTATAAAGCCGCTATTGTTCTAAATACTTGTTTTGGCGTCGGATATTTCCCTATTGCAAGTGGTACAATCGGCACTTTAATAGGATTTCCGATATACGCTATTGTAAGGATGAACTGTGATTATTGGAGAATTGCAGTGGTACTGTTTGAAATAAGCGTATTCATTTTTATAATAGGATTGCTATCTATTACTTTTTGGAAAAATTACGGCAAGATTCATAATGAAAAAGCTGATGCGAGTTTTATAGTGATAGATGAAGTGCTTGGCATAACGGTATGCTTGTCAATCTGTTCTCAAGATCTAATCTTTTTACGTACAAAGTTTGCTATTGAAATAGTAGATGCATATTTTGCTGAGTTTATTCCTGCTTTTATATTGTTTAGAATCTTTGATATTGCGAAGCCATTTCCAATACGTAAGATAGACGCAAATATGCATAGCGCATTTGGTATAATGTTCGACGATGTTATTGCCGGTATTTATGCAGGATTGATTGTGCTAATGACTAGATATTGTTTAGAGTTGTTGTTCTGA
- a CDS encoding FtsW/RodA/SpoVE family cell cycle protein, translating to MSNRHLKSDILSTKLPSMDYLTVVVTFILCGIGLLLLSTASPASTQRLSISEPFHFFHRQLVFTLIGFVVLFATAFANRTFYTKVAYVCFIIGVALLLAVLVFGEVVNGSKRWLNILGFSIQPTELLKPFYVIVIARLMSKDDFVDNAHYVFLFHAVIALLIVVQPDFGMAMTFTAVFFMQLLCSNLSFSSLTRYILLTSSILPLAYITLPHVRKRVALFLRPNTDQLSLGYQSTKSMLSYIKGSWFGSGLGEGKIKYQLPDSHTDYIFAVAAEEFGAILCCVVVMLYAIVVTRGMIKAIRSTDKFCMLVIIGCIGYIAFQSIFNISVTLSILPSKGMTLPLISYGGSAMIGTCVLLGTYLNYSKQIISKKRINAHIHM from the coding sequence GTGAGTAATAGACATCTCAAAAGTGACATACTGTCAACGAAATTACCATCTATGGATTATCTCACGGTAGTAGTGACATTTATATTGTGCGGAATAGGATTATTGCTTCTCAGCACTGCAAGTCCAGCAAGTACACAGAGATTAAGCATCTCTGAACCGTTTCACTTCTTTCATAGACAGCTTGTCTTCACACTCATAGGCTTTGTGGTACTCTTTGCAACTGCATTCGCAAACAGGACATTTTATACAAAAGTAGCTTATGTGTGCTTTATAATAGGAGTAGCGTTATTACTTGCAGTGCTCGTTTTCGGTGAAGTTGTGAACGGCTCTAAAAGATGGCTTAACATCTTAGGCTTTTCCATACAACCGACAGAACTTTTGAAGCCGTTTTACGTTATTGTGATAGCACGTCTTATGTCAAAGGATGACTTTGTAGACAATGCTCATTACGTCTTTCTATTTCATGCAGTAATAGCACTATTGATAGTGGTGCAACCGGATTTTGGTATGGCAATGACGTTTACTGCAGTATTTTTCATGCAGCTGCTATGTTCTAATTTATCTTTTTCCTCCTTAACGAGATATATACTACTTACATCATCCATACTGCCTTTGGCGTACATCACTCTTCCTCATGTAAGAAAAAGAGTAGCATTATTTTTACGTCCTAATACAGATCAGTTATCGCTTGGATATCAATCTACAAAATCGATGCTGTCATATATAAAAGGTAGCTGGTTCGGCTCAGGGCTTGGAGAAGGAAAAATCAAATATCAACTACCGGATTCTCATACTGATTATATATTTGCAGTAGCGGCTGAGGAATTCGGTGCAATCTTATGTTGTGTAGTCGTAATGCTTTACGCAATCGTAGTAACAAGAGGTATGATAAAAGCAATACGCTCTACAGATAAATTTTGCATGCTAGTCATTATAGGATGCATCGGATATATCGCATTTCAATCAATATTTAATATATCTGTTACACTTTCAATATTACCTAGTAAAGGTATGACATTACCTTTGATTAGTTATGGCGGTTCAGCTATGATTGGAACATGCGTTTTACTTGGCACTTATCTTAATTACTCAAAGCAGATAATATCCAAGAAAAGAATAAATGCGCATATTCACATGTAA
- the map gene encoding type I methionyl aminopeptidase produces MNKYSLVDFEYMEKAGKLVASILDELSDFIKSGISTADIDDFCVERIAAAGAKSASLGYNGFPKSVCTSVNHVVCHGIPSRDKRLQATDILNVDITIILDGWYADASRTYFVSDAVPVIAKRLTQVTYNAMMKGISVVRSGIKLSDIGTVIQEEAKKYGYSVVHEYCGHGIGRVFHDAPIVPHYYCEDAAQVILEEGMCITIEPMLNVGKAETALMKDGWTVITKDRTLSAQFEHTIGVTKNGCKIFTRSDNEKSNFFNL; encoded by the coding sequence ATGAATAAATATTCTCTTGTAGATTTCGAATATATGGAGAAAGCTGGCAAATTGGTAGCATCTATATTGGATGAGTTGAGTGATTTTATAAAAAGTGGTATTTCTACAGCTGATATTGATGATTTTTGTGTTGAAAGAATTGCAGCTGCGGGCGCAAAATCGGCTTCCTTAGGGTATAACGGTTTTCCGAAATCCGTGTGCACTTCAGTAAATCATGTCGTTTGTCATGGTATTCCATCAAGAGATAAGAGACTACAAGCTACAGATATACTGAATGTGGATATCACAATAATACTGGATGGTTGGTATGCTGACGCAAGTCGTACATATTTTGTAAGCGATGCTGTCCCTGTTATCGCAAAAAGACTTACACAAGTGACGTATAATGCAATGATGAAAGGAATAAGCGTTGTAAGATCTGGTATAAAGCTTTCTGATATAGGAACGGTTATTCAAGAAGAGGCGAAAAAATACGGATACTCAGTTGTTCATGAGTATTGTGGTCATGGTATAGGACGTGTATTTCATGATGCTCCTATAGTGCCTCATTACTACTGCGAAGATGCAGCACAGGTGATATTAGAAGAAGGGATGTGCATCACAATTGAGCCGATGCTTAACGTTGGTAAAGCTGAAACTGCTTTGATGAAGGATGGATGGACGGTAATTACTAAAGATCGTACATTATCCGCACAGTTTGAGCATACTATAGGCGTAACAAAAAATGGATGTAAAATTTTCACACGTTCGGATAATGAAAAGAGTAATTTTTTTAACTTGTAA
- the ruvB gene encoding Holliday junction branch migration DNA helicase RuvB: protein MNEVTFPVRNSSAQDSTGEFATRPKYLKDFVGQASNMENLQIFIQAARNRGEPLDHILIYGPPGLGKTTLSHIIANELDVNIKAMSGPLINKVGELAAILTNLKANEVLFVDEIHRMNKSVEEVLYSALESFYIDLIIGDGPTAKSYRMQIPRFTFIGATTRTGMLTKPLKDRFGIPLKLDFYPVEELELIVKNTSCRLGMMIEKDGCKAIANASRGTPRISIRLLRRIRDLCEIKNGISVAISCDMVKDALSALKVDHIGLDSLDYKYMTYLIKYCRGTPIGIESIATALSESVDTVEDDIEPYLIQIGFITKTPRGRIATFEGIKYFESLNTL from the coding sequence ATTAATGAAGTGACTTTTCCAGTGCGTAACTCAAGTGCGCAGGATAGTACAGGAGAATTTGCAACGCGCCCTAAGTATTTAAAAGACTTTGTTGGACAGGCGAGCAATATGGAAAATCTGCAGATCTTCATACAGGCTGCTAGAAACAGAGGAGAGCCCTTAGATCATATACTGATATATGGTCCTCCTGGTTTAGGGAAAACTACATTATCTCACATTATTGCAAATGAGCTGGATGTGAATATCAAAGCAATGTCTGGCCCTTTGATAAATAAAGTAGGAGAACTTGCTGCTATATTGACTAATCTAAAAGCCAATGAAGTATTATTCGTGGATGAAATACACAGAATGAACAAAAGTGTGGAGGAAGTTTTATACTCTGCGCTTGAGTCTTTTTATATAGATCTCATTATAGGAGATGGTCCTACCGCAAAATCTTATAGGATGCAAATACCGCGTTTCACATTTATTGGTGCAACGACTCGCACGGGAATGCTGACAAAGCCCTTAAAAGATAGATTTGGTATTCCGCTAAAATTGGATTTTTATCCTGTAGAAGAATTGGAATTGATTGTAAAAAACACATCATGTCGGCTTGGTATGATGATAGAGAAAGATGGATGCAAAGCTATAGCAAATGCTTCGCGTGGTACTCCAAGAATCTCAATAAGGTTATTAAGGAGGATAAGAGATTTGTGCGAGATAAAAAATGGCATCAGTGTTGCAATATCTTGCGATATGGTAAAAGACGCATTATCAGCTTTGAAAGTTGATCATATAGGATTAGATAGCTTGGATTACAAATATATGACGTACCTTATAAAGTATTGTCGTGGTACTCCTATAGGTATTGAAAGTATAGCGACAGCTCTTTCCGAATCCGTAGACACTGTAGAAGATGATATAGAACCATACTTGATACAAATAGGCTTTATTACTAAAACTCCTAGAGGTCGGATTGCTACTTTTGAAGGTATAAAGTATTTTGAATCGCTTAATACGTTGTAA